A genomic region of Peromyscus eremicus chromosome 19, PerEre_H2_v1, whole genome shotgun sequence contains the following coding sequences:
- the Syt4 gene encoding synaptotagmin-4, whose product MAPITTSRVEFDEIPTVVGIFSAFGLVFTVSLFAWICCQRRSSKSNKTPPYKFVHVLKGVDIYPENLSSKKKFGGDDKNEVKNKPAVPKISLHLDLEKRDLNGNFPKTNLKAGSPSDLENVTPKLFTEREKEAISPESLKSSTSLTSEEKQEKLGTLCLSLEYNFEKKAFVVNIKEAQGLPAMDEQSMTSDPYIKMTILPEKKHKVKTRVLRKTLDPVFDETFTFYGIPYPHIQELSLHLTVLSFDRFSRDDIIGEVLIPLSGIELSDGKMLMNREIIKRNAKKSSGRGELLVSLCYQSTTNTLTVVVLKARHLPKSDVSGLSDPYVKVNLYHAKKRISKKKTHVKKCTPNAVFNELFVFDIPCESLEEISVEFLVLDSERGSRNEVIGRLVLGATAEGSGGGHWKEICDFPRRQIAKWHMLCDG is encoded by the exons ATGGCTCCTATCACGACCAGCCGCGTGGAATTCG ATGAAATTCCCACAGTAGTGGGGATCTTCAGTGCATTTGGCCTTGTCttcactgtctctctctttgcttgGATCTGCTGCCAGAGAAGATCATCTAAGTCCAACAAGACTCCTCCATACAAGTTTGTGCATGTGCTGAAAGGAGTTGATATCTACCCTGAAAACCTAAGTAGCAAAAAGAAATTTGGAGGAGATGACAAAAATGAAGTTAAGAATAAACCAGCTGTACCAAAAATTTCATTGCATCTTGATCTGGAGAAGCGAGATCTCAATGGCAATTTCCCCAAAACCAACCTCAAAGCTGGCAGCCCTTCTGATCTAGAGAACGTGACCCCAAAGCTCtttacagagagagaaaaagaggccatTTCCCCCGAGAGCTTGAAGTCTAGTACTTCCCTCACTTCggaagagaagcaggagaagCTGGGGACACTCTGCTTGTCCCTAGAGTACAACTTTGAGAAGAAAGCGTTTGTGGTGAACATCAAGGAAGCCCAGGGCTTACCAGCCATGGATGAGCAATCCATGACCTCTGACCCGTACAtcaaaatgaccatcctaccagaGAAAAAGCATAAAGTGAAAACCAGAGtgctgaggaagacactggaccCTGTTTTTGACGAAACCTTCACCTTCTATGGGATTCCTTATCCCCACATCCAAGAGTTGTCCTTGCACCTCACAGTTCTGAGTTTTGACAGGTTTTCAAGAGATGATATTATTGGAGAAGTCCTGATTCCTCTTTCGGGGATTGAATTATCGGATGGAAAAATGTTAATGAATAGAGAGATCATCAAGAGAAATGCTAAG aagtCTTCTGGACGGGGTGAACTTCTGGTCTCTCTCTGCTATCAGTCCACTACAAACACGCTCACTGTGGTTGTCTTAAAGGCACGGCACCTGCCGAAGTCTGATGTGTCTGGGCTTTCAG ATCCCTACGTCAAAGTGAACCTGTACCACGCCAAGAAGAGAATCTCTAAAAAGAAGACTCACGTTAAAAAATGCACTCCCAATGCAGTGTTCAATGAACTGTTTGTCTTTGATATTCCTTGTGAGAGTCTTGAAGAAATAAGCGTTGAATTTTTAGTTTTGGATTCTGAAAGGGGGTCCCGAAATGAGGTGATTGGGCGGTTGGTCCTGGGTGCCACAGCAGAAGGAAGCGGTGGGGGGCACTGGAAGGAGATCTGTGACTTTCCCAGGAGACAAATTGCTAAGTGGCATATGCTCTGTGATGGGTAG